Part of the Methanococcus maripaludis genome is shown below.
ATTTTAGGAGTTGTATTTTTTGGCAAAAAAACTCCTGAAAAGAACGTAAAATCGGTCGTTGAAGAACACTACCAAAAGCAGTATTCAAAGGTAATTTTGGAACATACTGAAAAATACCGATACAGTGAAGAGAGAAAAACAGGCGGAACATTTGGGAACAACTACCACGTTACGATGGATTTAACACCAATATTTAACTGGAGAATGCCTTTTATCGATAAAAATAGAAGATTGAAATTACATAAAAAAATACTCGAATATTTTGTAAGTAGATTTGATAAAGAAGCAATTGAAACTAAAAACTGGACAAACTGTGGAGAACCCTGTCCCGTAGTCTGTAAAAAATATAGAAACGGTCTTCACGTAGATTACGAGCCGTATGAAGCAAACGGTCCCTGTATTGGAGTATTTGATCTTTATGCCGCAGACCATGTTGTGCATACAATAGATAAACTTGGATTTGATGCAATTGAATTTGGAAACCTGTGTTCCTTTGTTTTTGAACTTTTGGATAATGGAATGTTAAAACCAGAAGAAGTTGGAATTGAAAAGCCAGTATTTGATATTTCAAATTTTGAAAATGATGCCGATATATTAAAAAATTCAAAACATAATGCAGAACAGGCCGTAAAACTTGCAGAAATTATTGCTTTTCAAACTAACGAATTTGGAAAACTCTGTAAATTTGGAGCTAGACGAGCTGCAAAAATATTAAATAAAAAATATCCTGAACGAGTCGAAAATAAAAAATTCGAAGACTTCGGAGTTTACGATTCTTTCGGGGAAAATGGACAGATTTCGCCAACAATGTACTGGGCAATTGGAAATTTCATGCCGTATTTAATTCAGGGAAAATATTTAACACATTATCAATGCGGTGTTTTTTTAGAACCTGAAGAGCTTGCAGAATTAAGCGTTAAAAATTCAATTGAAGAAATTACGCTTGAAAATCTAGGAATATGCAGATTCCACAGGAAATGGGTTTCCCCAATAATCGACAAACTTGTAAATGAAGTAAGTGATGTCGATATAACAAAAGAATCCATGGAATTATTTAAAAAAATTGCGAAATACGATTCAAATATAGGTTATCCATTAGTTGAAAGTAAACGTGTAAAAGAACTCATAATTTCAGGAGCTTTTGAATTTGAAAATGAAAAATGGTCGGAAGAGTTTGAAAAAGGAAATTTCGAGGAATATATAAAAAGAGTTCTTGAAAAATACAGTGAATTATTAGATATTGAATGGAAATTAAAAGAATAAATTTTATTTTTATTTTTGATATTTTAAAAATTTAAAAAAGTAAAAAAATTATCCATCAATTTTTTTCTTAAGTATTTCAACAACAGTTCCAGGTTCAGCCCTTCCACGGGTTAATTTCATAACTTGGCCTACAACTGAGTTTAATGCTCTCTGATTTCCAGATTTATAATCTTCAATTGCTTTTTCACTGTTTTTAATAGCTTCTTCACAGGCTTTTTCGAGTTCACTTGTGTCTTCGATAACAGTTAAACCCATTTCTGAAATCAGTTCTTTTGGAGTTTTTTCTCCTTTGTGTTCAACCATCTGTTCGATAATTGTTTTACCGATTTTCTGGCTGATTGTTTTGTCTTTAATTGAATTAATCAATTCAACCATGTGTTCTGGTTTTAAATTTGTTTCGAAGAATTCTATTTTGTTATAAACTAAAACTCTCTTCAACTCATTTCTAATCCATGTAACTGCAAGCGAAATTCCGTCTTTGTCGTTTCCAAGTTCAGCTACAACTTTTTCAAAGACATCTGCAAGTTCCAAATCTGAAACTAAAACTTTTGCATCGTCTTCTTTTATTCCGTACTGTTCAACAAACCTTTTTTCCTTGTTCATTGGAGTTTCTGGCATCTGAGCCTCTACTTTTTCAACCCAGTCGTTACTTAATACAATAGGCTGTAAATCGGGGTCTGGAATGTACCGGTAATCGTCCGCAGTTTCTTTACTTCTCATTCCTTTTGTAATCATTTGGCTTTCCATGAAAGCTCTTGTTTCGAGTTTAATTTCTCCGCCTCTTCTGAGAACGTTTTTCTGTCTGATTAATTCGTATTTTAAAACTTTGTAAACTCCCCTTATGGAATTTACGTTTTTAACTTCAACCCTGTTTCCTTGAATTCCGTTATATTTAATGGATATGTTCGTATCGGCCCTCATTGTACCTTCGCCCCTTAGGTTGCCGATATATCTAAATAATCTCAGTAACTGCCTTAAAAATTCTCTCGCTTCTTCAGGGCTTTTCATGTCTGGATCTGTTACAATCTCAATTAACGGAGTTCCGCTCCTGTTGTAGTCCACTGTTCCAAGATCAGGCTTGTACTGTCCAGGATCTTCTTCGAGGTGAACTTCTGTAATTCCAACACCTAAAAACGTACCGTGTTCCCCAATTGGAACAGATGTTTTTTGATACCCGCTTGGTAAATCAGGATAGTTATAGTGTTTCCTCTGGAAATAGATATCTTTGTCAATAACCATTTCACAGCCCAACATTTTTGCAACCATTATTGCCATATCAATTGCCTTTTTGTTTGGAGGCATTGGTTTTGCACCCGGGTGTCCAATACATACCGGGCAGATGTTCGTGTTTGGTTCAACATCCTTATAATTTGTAGGGCACTGGCAGAATAATTTAGAATTTGTGTCTACCTGCACGTGAATTTCAAGACCGCATTTCATCGATAGATCTTCGCTCATTTTATTCACCCAAATAATAAAAATAAATTATTTTAACATGACGAGATTTTAAGAATAAACTTCATTTCAAACCTAGATAAATATACTCTACTTTCTTTTTAAATTTAACTATAAAAAGATTATTTAAGAGATATTATTTTAATCTAAAATCAAATGGCTTGAATTAAAAAAAATTTTATAGTATTCTTTCTATTGGAACGACCAAAATATCTCTTGCACCAAGCATTTCAAGATTAGTAACTGTTTCAAATACCTTATTTTCATCAATTACTGCATTGATTGCAAGCATTTTATCATTTGAAAGAATTTCTGATACTGTTGGACCGCCCATTCCAGGAATTATTGAGGTAATTTCTGAAACTTTGTCTTTTGGAGCGTTCATCATTATCAATCGTTTACTCTGTGCGTAGAGTACACTTTTAATTCCTGAAAGAACCTGATTTATTTTTGCACATTTTTCTGGGTCTTCCATACTTTTTTTGTTTGCAACGAGCCTTGTTGTTGATGAAACAACATTTTCTACTTCTTTTAGCCTGTTTAATTGGAGTGTTGTTCCAGTTGAAGTTAAATCACAGATTAAATCTGAAACACCAATAAATGGGGCAATTTCAGTTGCACCACTTAATTCAATAATTTCTAAATTCAATCCTTTCTTTTCCAAATATCGTTTTGTAAGGCCGGGAAACTCTGTTGCAATCTTCATTCCATCTTTTACATCTTTAATTGAATTTACAGTTGAATTTTCGGGAGCTGCAATTACAAGTCTCGCATTTCCAAACTTAAAGTCTAAAAGCATTTCAAGTTCTTCTTCAGTATCTCGCTCAAGCATTAAATCGTATCCCGTAACTCCAACATCTGCAACACCGTCCCTCACAAATTCAGGAATGTCTTTTGCCCTTGCAAACATTACTTTTATTTCTGGGTCAACAGTTTGTGCAAAGAGACTTCTCCCATGTACGCTTATCTTTAAACCCGCTTTTTCCAAAATTTCGTTTACGGGTTTTGAAATTCTTCCCTTGTTTGGTAATGCAAGTAAAATCAAAATATCACCTATAATTATGAACAATACAAAATTAAATCAGATAATCACAATTAATCTTAAAATTTAGTACGTTTTTCTGCATAAATAAGTATTGGTATAATGGAGATTATAATATAAAGTATAAGGTATGATTTAGGTATGATTTTACATTTAAGTTTTTATCAATATTTCAATATGGGAATAAAAAGAGTAAAAACGAAACCTCTGAAAAGTATATATAATATGATGGTTTAATTTAATCCACAACAAATTTAAAAGGGGGAACCAATGCATAAAGAACAACTGATGGAACTCCACCAATTTTTCGTACATGTCTTCAAAGAAATGGTCCCTGAAGGAAAGGACTGCGTCTATTTGAAAACCTACGAAGAACTAGACGTAAAGCCCCACCATATCCACAAACTCAAAACAGAACAACGGGCCGCTATTTTTTTACTTGCTGCATGCCTTGCAGACGGTTTATCTGAAAGAGACAATACAATCCCCGAAAATCTCTCAAAAAGATTGGCTGAAAATGCTTTTAAATACATAAACATGCAATCTGAGAAATATCAAAATTTAAAGAACGTTAAAAACTCAATTGATGTTCAATGTAAACGCGAAAACGTAAGAAACACTGTTTAACCTGTTTTTAAATATATTACATAGTTATTTTTAAATTTTGTTTTCAGGTGGGTATTTTGAAAAAATTAAATATTGGCGATTATAATGATATTCTAAACGAAGTTTTAAACGATATCAGTCCGACAGAAGTTGAAAAAAAGGAATTAAAAGTATTTTCGGATAAAATAATCGCTAAAATCAAAGATATT
Proteins encoded:
- a CDS encoding aldehyde ferredoxin oxidoreductase C-terminal domain-containing protein, with the protein product MNILIDGSRQNYEVLSGEEFPISFGIDLHDKYETWKYDAYDKKNLFCFGKGVLPIVGGHRLIFSFRSPLWDGFHFSAMGGAGYTFKDTGVQNVAITGKCEVPSILVINGEEDELKIKFIPFTEEIRDIYEFNDKIIELFKEKNYRAFLVGSASKTTNMGAIYSQTIRNGKIVEGSEDWAARGGGGSVLYQAHNILGVVFFGKKTPEKNVKSVVEEHYQKQYSKVILEHTEKYRYSEERKTGGTFGNNYHVTMDLTPIFNWRMPFIDKNRRLKLHKKILEYFVSRFDKEAIETKNWTNCGEPCPVVCKKYRNGLHVDYEPYEANGPCIGVFDLYAADHVVHTIDKLGFDAIEFGNLCSFVFELLDNGMLKPEEVGIEKPVFDISNFENDADILKNSKHNAEQAVKLAEIIAFQTNEFGKLCKFGARRAAKILNKKYPERVENKKFEDFGVYDSFGENGQISPTMYWAIGNFMPYLIQGKYLTHYQCGVFLEPEELAELSVKNSIEEITLENLGICRFHRKWVSPIIDKLVNEVSDVDITKESMELFKKIAKYDSNIGYPLVESKRVKELIISGAFEFENEKWSEEFEKGNFEEYIKRVLEKYSELLDIEWKLKE
- the gatB gene encoding Asp-tRNA(Asn)/Glu-tRNA(Gln) amidotransferase subunit GatB, with amino-acid sequence MSEDLSMKCGLEIHVQVDTNSKLFCQCPTNYKDVEPNTNICPVCIGHPGAKPMPPNKKAIDMAIMVAKMLGCEMVIDKDIYFQRKHYNYPDLPSGYQKTSVPIGEHGTFLGVGITEVHLEEDPGQYKPDLGTVDYNRSGTPLIEIVTDPDMKSPEEAREFLRQLLRLFRYIGNLRGEGTMRADTNISIKYNGIQGNRVEVKNVNSIRGVYKVLKYELIRQKNVLRRGGEIKLETRAFMESQMITKGMRSKETADDYRYIPDPDLQPIVLSNDWVEKVEAQMPETPMNKEKRFVEQYGIKEDDAKVLVSDLELADVFEKVVAELGNDKDGISLAVTWIRNELKRVLVYNKIEFFETNLKPEHMVELINSIKDKTISQKIGKTIIEQMVEHKGEKTPKELISEMGLTVIEDTSELEKACEEAIKNSEKAIEDYKSGNQRALNSVVGQVMKLTRGRAEPGTVVEILKKKIDG
- a CDS encoding UPF0058 family protein, which produces MHKEQLMELHQFFVHVFKEMVPEGKDCVYLKTYEELDVKPHHIHKLKTEQRAAIFLLAACLADGLSERDNTIPENLSKRLAENAFKYINMQSEKYQNLKNVKNSIDVQCKRENVRNTV
- the hisG gene encoding ATP phosphoribosyltransferase — protein: MILLALPNKGRISKPVNEILEKAGLKISVHGRSLFAQTVDPEIKVMFARAKDIPEFVRDGVADVGVTGYDLMLERDTEEELEMLLDFKFGNARLVIAAPENSTVNSIKDVKDGMKIATEFPGLTKRYLEKKGLNLEIIELSGATEIAPFIGVSDLICDLTSTGTTLQLNRLKEVENVVSSTTRLVANKKSMEDPEKCAKINQVLSGIKSVLYAQSKRLIMMNAPKDKVSEITSIIPGMGGPTVSEILSNDKMLAINAVIDENKVFETVTNLEMLGARDILVVPIERIL